From the genome of Papaver somniferum cultivar HN1 unplaced genomic scaffold, ASM357369v1 unplaced-scaffold_10, whole genome shotgun sequence:
atattttagtcatttatccaaatatttttaaaacattgttcaaatggacgagtaaaaattaatatgagtgaaatggacactaataaaatagcaaggatgaaaccgaattcatcctgacttaaacttaaaaaatagtaaggatgaaactggatgcatcctggtgtaaattaaaaataagaaaaaatatttaaaaataggtaggatgaaaGTCTTTACATCCTTgctttttttacatttttgtccatttaaacagtataaaAATCTAAATATCATTTTCACCCAAGAatctttgattttggtttttttaaccaattttgtgtttatatttccACTTGTGGTGTGGCTCCAAGTGATTTTCTGAAGAAATTAAACTGAATGTTGCCTTAATTTAATACTATCAAGTTCAAAGTAGAACGTAATTTATAGTATAAACATATCAATTACTAATAGATTCATACTACAATACATAATTAAGTTTGTGCTATAAAAGAGGACACCCCTCTCTAAGTCTAATACATATTCTAACCATCTCTCTCTTATAACTATCAAATccggttttcattttcttcttcttttattttcgcAAAAGAGGCAAGCCTCAACGATCGGAATCCTGTCAGAGTTTGAATTGGAGTTCTATCCAGCTTTGATGGATCTACAATTCTCATCAACTATGCttcttttagttttcttagttccTTTTTTGTTCATGGTTTGGATGAACACAAAAATGTCAACCAAGCAGAAACTGCCTCCGGGGCCAAGAAAACTACCTCTCGTAggaaatttgcataacatgttaggCTTGACGCACCAGACACTCAGATATTTGTCCAATAAATATGGACCCCTGTTGCACTTACAACTTGGTGAATTTTCTGTTGTCTTTGTCTCTTCACCAAGAGTTGCGAAACAGATAATGAACACCCACGACTTGGTTTTTGCAGATAGACCGGAATTTTTTGCTGGAAAAATTACTGGATATGATTCTAGTGGTATATCACTATCTCCCTATGGCGAATACTACAAGCAAGTAAGAATGATTTCTACAATGGAGATCCTTAGTGCCAAAAAGGTTCGGTCATTTAGATCACTAAGGGAGGAAGAAGTGTCAAATATGATTCAAGCGATTTCATTGAAATCCGGGTCTCCAATCAACTTGAGTGAGAAACTTACATCCTTGAGCAATGACATAGTCTCCAGGGCAGCATTCGGTAATAAATGCAAAAATAAAGAAATGCTCGTATCAGCACTGCAAGAAGCCGCTAGTTTGGCAGATCTTACCTTTGAAGATCTATTCCCATCACTGAAATTGCTTCATTTTATTGGTGGAATGAAAGAGAAACTTACGAGGATACATAAAAAGATCGACACGATTCTTGAAGAAATGATTGAGGAACACAAAAGGGATAGATCATTGAGATATTTAGAGGAAGATTTTGTTGATGTACTTCTTCGGGTTCAAGACAGTGGTGAGCTTAAGGTTCCATTGACAACCGATAATATTAAAGCAGTCATTGCGGTTAGTAATCTCTCGGTGTTTAATTAATTATGACTGCGTATGCATAAATGAaagtgtttttgttttgtttttttcgtttttttttttgtcaggaTATATTTGCTGGAGGAACTGAATCTACTGGCACTACAATAGAATGGGCCATGTCTGAACTGCTGAAAAATCCATGTATGATGGAGAAGGTACAAACTGAGGTGAGACAAGTCTTCGACGGGAAGAAACAACATGATGAAACGGACATTGCAAAATTGGAATACTTGAAGTTAGTAGTCAAAGAGACCATGAGACTACACCCTCCAGCTCCACTCTTAGTTCCAAGAGAATGTAGGGAGAGATGTGAGATTGATGGATATGATATCCCGGCGAAAACCAAAGTGGTTGTGAATGCATGGGCTATAGCAAGAGATCCTGAATATTGGAATGACGCTGACGAATTTCAACCAGAGAGGTTCCGTGGCAATTCAGTCGATTATAAGGGCACCAATTTTGAATATATTCCGTTTGGAGCTGGTAGGAGGATCTGTCCAGGGATTTCGTTCGGGGTAGCTGTTGTGGAACTTACACTTGCTCAATTACTGTACCACTTTGACTCGAAGCTTAGTGGAGAAGGGAAACCAGAAGATCTAGATATGACAGAGCTCTATGGTATAACAGTTAGAAGAAAATATGATTTGGTAGCTATTCCGATCCCTTATGTTCCTTCATGATTTGGCTAAATGTTGACAATTACAAGTAATAATGCTTATTCCATTTGTAAGACAGACCAAGTGTCTGTCTGGTTTAAAAAGCaccttttctttctttgtttttgttattgtaTGCGTGGTGTGTGGTGTGTTTGGTGTAAGCACATGAGTTGTCTAGTGTTAAGGATAGAGAATCATATGCTGAAGACTCTCAACCAAAACAGCTAGCATACCGTGTATGAAGGAAATGACCGAGTATTTTGCATCTGCTTTTAGATAAGTCTTACGGTTCTTTAGTTAGCATTAAAATAGCATCTGTTGCTTTTGAATAGGTTGAACAGTTGTAACAACCATTGTATTCTCTCGCATAAATAACAAGTCGACTCCACAATTCTATGTGTTGAAATCATTCCTCCAAATATCTGttctaagttggtatcagagcgtcAATCCAACGCTTCcgtaaaaacacaaaaaaaaaccctaaaacaccaTTAATGACTACAACATCTAGCCTTCGAAAAATCCAGATTCATCACCTGGTAACTCTCAAACACACAGAAACCAATCATCTTCTGTGGAAGACACAGTTCAAACCTATCCTAATGGGATATGGTCTCACGGGTTTTATTGATGGAACCAAGGTAAAGCCTGCTAGAACCCTACCTGATAGTGATGATATCAACCCAGATTTTACAGAACATGAGGCATGTGATTCACTGTTGGTTGGATGGCTAAAATCGACTCTTACACCTGAAGTGCTCGCTGAAGTTGGTGGACTGGATACGACAAAGCAAGTATTGGATAAGATAGAAAGCTATTTTACACCAAGAACAACAGGAGGAACAACAACAAGAATCCACGAAACAACAACAATTCTCAGCATCAACAAAGAGGAAATCAGGGAGATCAAGTCTGTCAAATTTGTAATAAGAGGAATCACACGGCAATCGGTGCTGGTTTCGATAcgagaaaagaaatgaaaatcaACGTCAGACTGCAGCTTACATAGCATTACCAGGTGGACAGAATGATAATGGTTGGGTAACGGACACGGGAGCTACTCACCATCTTACTCCAGATTTGAGGAATCTCACTATTCCTCATGAGTATGATGGTACTGAGCAAGTACACGTTGGTAATGGTAATGCACTAAACATTTCCAATGTTGGTAATGCCTCTTTCCTTTATAAGTCAAGATCTTTTGTTTTGAACAACATTTATCATGTTCCGCAAATAAAAACAAACTTGCTGTCAGTTACTCAATTCTGCAAGGACAATGATGTATTTTTTGAATTTCACACATCTTACTTTGTTGTAAAGGACAAGCAAAAGGGGGCAACACTGCTGCGAAGGATGAATAGGAATGGTCTCTACGTCTTTTCGGGAACAGACATGCTAGCACCTTCAATAAAGCCACAAGCTCATGTCTCTTCTACTCTACCACTGTGGCACCAACGTTTGGGTCATCCAGCCTTGCGTACGGATTCCGAAATTTGTCATCAAAATTCAATTCCAGTCTTAAGTAATAGCTTTGATTTCTGTCACTCCTGTCATGTTAGTAAAAGCAAGAAACTACCTTTCTCTCTTAGCGAAACTGTTTATGATAAGCCGTTAAGCTTGATAGTCTCTGATATTTGGGTTTCACCCCAGCTGTCTAGACTTGGTTTTCGATATTATATTCTCTTTATGGATGTTTATTCACATTTTACATGGATTTATCCTCTTGTCCAACGTTCTGATGCATTACATACATTCATTCTCTTCCGTAAACAAATtgaaaatcttacagatcataaaattaaggtttttcaatctgataatgcacTTGAATACAAAAAATTCACGTCTTATCTAAATGACTCTGGAATCCAACATAGGTTTTCTTGCCCACATACATCACCTCAGAATGGAATTGCAGAACGTCTTATTCGCCATGTAACTGAGTCTGGTTTGGCTCTTTTGTTTCAGGCACACATGCCACAGTCCTTTGGGATGATGCATTCTCTACATCTTGATATCTCATTAACAGGCTCCCTAAATCCAAATCTGAGAGAACAACTCCTCTTGAACTCCTATTTAATAAGCAACCAGATTACACTTTTCTAAGAGTTTTTGGTTGCTTAGCCTATCCCTGTCTTCGCCAATACAATAAACATAAACTAGAGCCACGATCTCTTCTGTATGTTTTTATAGGCTATAGAAGTGCTCACCAGGGTTACATGTGTTTGCATCGTGGAACAAACATAATCTATATTAGTCGTCATGTTCGTTTTGAAGAGAGATCATTCCCTTTCATGCCTATTCCACAGCAGATGCCATCGTCTTGTTCAGGTATAAAACCCTCTTGTACTAGTTTACCGTTTTCTCATCCATTTGGAAAAACTAGTATCTCAGCTGCTCAAGAAACTGGTACTCTGCAATCACCTCTTCACAGTGATTCACCAGCTCAATCATCACCAGCGCTGTCGACTGCTTCTGCATCACCAACAGTTCCAGGATCTCTGGTGTCTACAACGCAGATTATAGAACCACTCAATGTTTCTCAGGCAGTCTCAGGCAGTTCTTCCACAGACTTCAATCTGCAGATACAACACGACGTTCAGCAGGAAGTTGAACGGCCAATTCAGCAAGTTGCAGACACTCATCCCATGGTTACAAGAGCTAAGGCAGGAATCTCACCCATTCAAAAATTATGCTTGACAGCAACAAAGTATCCTCCTCCTGAGTCTGATTTCATGGAGCCAACATGTTTTTCTGCTGCGAACCAAGATCCAAAGTGGAGGGGACCGATGGATGATCAGATCAATGCTCTTATTCAAAATTGTACGTACTCATTAGTTAAGTATGAGCCTGGCATGAATGTGGTGGGTCTAAATGGGTATTCCGTGTTAAGCAAAACCCAGATGGGAGTATCGAACGATGCAAAGCTCGTTTGGTGGCGAAAGGCTTCAATCAACAGGAAGGTGTTGATTTCGGCGAAACTTTCAGTCCTGTTGTCAAACCATGTACTATTCGACTTGTGTTATCACTTGCTGTGATGAATCAGTGGCAGCTGAAACAATTGGATGTTGAGAATCCCTTTTTACATGGCCATTTGGAAGAAAATGTCTTCATGAAGCAACCGCCGGGATATGTAGACCCAAATTTTCCCAATCATGTTTGTAAGTTGCACAAGTCGCTTTACGGACTTAAACAAGCTCCCCGATCTTGGTTTTCGAAACTCAACAGTTACTTGTTTCATCTTGGATTTAAAGCCTCCATTGCTGACAGTTCCTTGCTTGTACTGCTATCTGATTCTTACACTATATATGTCTTGGTGTATGTCGATGATATAATAGTCACAGGGTCGGATCCATCTATGATTACCAAGCTCATTGCAGATATTGTTTTAACTATAAAAGACATGGGtgatttgtctttctttttgagtGTCGAAGTTCTCAGGAAAGGGTCAGATATTGTTTTAACTCAGCGCAAATATGTCACTGATCTTCTACGACGAACCAAGTTGGATGGCGTTAAACCGGTGACTACACCATTAGCTTCAAATGTCAAGATTCAGAAACTTGGCTCAGAAAAGTTTGCTGACCCAACATTGTATCGTAGTGTTGTTGGTGCACTTCAATATTTACATCTGACGAGGCCGGACAATTCAGTGACAGTTAATAAAGTGTGTCAATACATGCATGAGCCGTTGGTGGAGCATTGGGAGCTGGTGAAGAGGATCATTCGTTATCTGAAGCATACCATCGACTATGGTTTACATCTAAAATCATCAAGGGACTTCTCATTACATACATACTCTGATGCGGACTGGGCTGGCAGCCTAGATGATCGCCGGTCTACAAGTGGATATTGTGTATACTTTGGTGGAAACTTAATTTCTTGGAGTGCCACAAAACAGAAGATTGTCTCTAAATCTAGCACGGAAGCTGAGTATAGGGGAGTAGCGATTTCTACCTCTGAGATAATTTGGATTCAGTCGTTACTTAAGGAACTTGGTATTGCTACACCAACTCCAACGCTGTGGTGTGATAATATTGGTGCGACGTATCTCACTGCAAACCCTGTTTTCCATGCACGTACTAAACACATAGAGATCGACTATCATTTTGTGCGAGAAAGGGTAGCTGAAAAGAAGTTACAGGTGCGGTTCATATGTTCTAAAGACCAACTGGCTGATATATTTACGAAAGGGCTCTCTTCTCCAAGGTTTCACTACATTCGGCACAAGTTGCACATTCGTCAACTCaagtacaacttgaggggaggtGTTAAGGATAGAGACTCATCTGCTGAAGACTCTCAACCGAAACAACTAGCATACCGTGTATGAAGGAAATGACCGAGTATTTTGCATATGCTTTTAGATAAGTCTTACAGTTCTTTAGTTAGCATTAAAATAGCATTTGTTGCTTTTGAATAGGTTGAACAGTTGTAACAACCATTATATTCTCTCGTATAAATAACAAGTCGACTCCACAGTTCTATGTGTTGAAGTCATTCCTCCAAATATCTGTTCTAAGTTCTAGATTGAAGAGTGTATCTCTGGCAATAAGTAATGATTATTACATGAATTGCCTGTCTGATAGTATGTATTATGATTATTCCCGTCCCTTATATCAATGTTCTAGTGCTAAGTCCTATGGTgttctaatctagcatctagatgcgCATAATGGAGCAGCAAAAAGTAGATGCACTGAATGGAACAACGCAACCGGATCAAAAACTAAATCAATCTGCACTGAACCATTCCGCGAAAGTAATTTTGGCTGCGTTAAATCATTCAGCGAAACTATCTCGCTACTAGTTCATATGCGAGATATATTTAGAGAGAGAAatagtgttaacaaatagacaatGCTTTTTTTTTAATGTGCAACGTTTTTTTGTCTAATCTAGCAACCAAATCTAGTCCATAGGACGGCTGAGATTATTTTTAGACTGGACGACTGAGATTATGCCATGGCCCTAGTCCAATGGTGACTCTAACTCTGTCCCTTATGTCGTTCCCTAGATTACATGACTTTAACTCTGACCCTCAAACGTCGTGTTACCCTGCTAGAGGTATATAGGTGAGTATATGGTGAGAACTTCTTTTACCTATTCATTGGTTAAGCCGATATAGAAATTCAATCTGTATTTGGCTATAAACTCTACCACCATTGGAtagcaagagaaaaaaaaaatgaaataatcaAACATGAAGTTTTCTTTCGGGTAAGTTGGTGCTCTCCGTCGTCTTTTTATTGGGTATTATTCTCATTGATCTTTTTCTTTCATGTAGTTCCTCATACCATCAGGTACGGGTCTAGAAAGGGGCTAACTCGGACTATAGCCCATCCCTTAATTTGGTTAGGGAAAAAGTTAGTATATACATCTGGTAGAATTTTACTACTAGGATATTGTAGCGCGCTCttacgacttcgtgctacaaaaccacaacaaaaacttactttGTTGGTATGTTGTTATAATTAGAATATCAAACaacttaaaaactctaaaaatatttACAAATTGTTGAGGGCACAAGCTAAAGTGGCTAGCGTTGAAGGTCCGTTGTTGGATAACTATAAAATCACATATGCCTTTTTGGATATAACTTGGTAcctatcatgaatttgttgaagactTCTTCTCTCTTGATTTCCATAATCTCGCCTATATTGATCTTTTTTCTCCCAAAAGGTTTCAGGTTCTACCCATGCGAGAGAGATATCTACAACTCGGCTTTTGGCATAGCATGTTTTGATGATGGCCAAATATTCGGtagagtcaaacgatgccatgcTTATATGCGGAGGTATGAAATGAGTGGTTATAGAGTATATGGAGTAGGAGTGAATATAATGAGCAAGTTTGAGGCAAATTGAGTCTGTGAATGAAGTCTTTTTATACATAAAAAGACCTAGCGGCTAGTTTTTTCGAAAAAGGTGAAATAATTGAGCACAATCAGTATTCATAAATGTCAATAAAAATCGATTATGGTTTGATGCCATCGAAAATCGGTGTTTGTGGTTGACTCCCTTGACCGATTATAGCTTtaaaaatcaacacaaaatttAAACTTTCCACCGAAAGCAATTGGTTCATATTTTCGCATACGTAATCCGATTATGTTTAAAAAAATTTATAGGAAACTGACTTCTCTAAGGCTCAAAGAATCAGATCATACATTAAACATATATAAACCGATCATAGGCTtgttacataatttttttttgaatcatgaTTAAAAACCAATTGTACCATGAATCCATTGCATACCATAATTAACCAAACTATAAGCATAATTATCATAAATATAATTATCCAAACCATAAGTCTTAGAAAATTAAACTTCAAATTTAAAACAAGATTTTTAATTTTCAAACTTAAATAGTGCATAATAAAGTATAAAGTCACCAAAGATCaggcatcaacaccaccacacTAGCATTTTcagcaccatcaccacccgcaacAACATCAGCAACTTTGGCAACAAAAGCACCATCTACATTGGCATCAGCATCAGCAGCAACCTCAAAAGCAGCTTCTGTTATAGCTTTGTCCATTTCTGCTACAAAATTTTCATCCCTTTGTCTTATATGTCCTCTGAGATACAAATTCATCCCTCCACTTCTGACAAATTTGATGAGCTCAATGAGTTTTTCCGATGCAAGCTGGTCAGCAAGTTCCAATGCCTGCTCTAACTTCATATCCCTACCATATGCGAACTTAACATTTTCCTAGTCACGACCTCCTGTTGCCTTGCAGCATCCTCTTGTTCCATGGCCCGACAAAAAAAGCTCAAATGATTGAAGTCCATctctacaaaaaaataaaataaatcaaaacacaaTCGATATATTAAACACCTGCAGAGATACCGATTATGCACATATAAAACTCTTACAATTCTGGGTAGATAAGACaatatatttatattattttatgtaaaaataaaataaatcaaaacacaaTCGATATATTAAACATTAGTAGATAAGACAATATATGTAATCGAATTCTGGGTATAAAACTATACAGAAAAATCAAACCCCAAATCGGTAGACGAGGAACATCCTATAAATCGATTCTGGTGACTTAATATCTAACTTAAAaataaccagaatcggtttatgttaacgcatttataaactgattctggttttttctttatatattctgATTTCTACCCAGAATCTGTAGACGCTAATCATCCTATACACTGATTCTGATGCATGTTTTTCGTGGAGGTAAAGAAATTagagattttaatttttttttaaatgggtTTTACATGTCTAAAACAATCAATAAATCAGTTTAAAAGAATGGGTTTGATGGGGATATACCTTACAAATCAGTGATAGTTGACAAAatgattaaagaaaataaatgatTAGGGTTTGAAGATTTGTAGAGATTAGAAGaatatgtaattttttttgtgtgttttaggttttcaggttttgtttctttgtttgttttttttttcttttttgaaaataaaaaagagtATTAGTTTAGTATTAGGGTAATTTTAGGCTAGATTGGTCTTTCCACTTATTTAGACACCCCCATAGCCCGTTGAATAACAAATTGAAAGAAGAAATTAATGGGCCCTAAACTGGTCAGGTAAAATATGTCGTTTcttttttcggaaaatgggtcatttgtccaaaaaaaattaaatcatggatcaaatggacgagtaaaaattagtatgcgtgaaatggacaaaaaagaatagcaaagatgaaactggattcatcgcggcttaagtttaaaaaaatagcaaggatgaaactggatgcatcttgatataaattaaaaataagaaaaaatatttgaaaatgggtaggatgaaactggttacatcctggctatttttatatttttgtccatttgaacagtatctttttaatttttgtccatttaaacaatatcaaaatgtacaagtctttttcacccagaaattgttgattttggtctttttaaccaattttgtgttctttttcTTCTATAATGGCTTTTTCCTACCGCTACTTTTGCGAGAAGAAAATTTAGCATTTAGCTTTATTtcccacaaaattggttaaaaagaccaaaatcaacaattcctggatgaaatggacagttagattttgatactgtttaaatggacaaaaatgtaaaaataggctgGATGTAACCGGTTTCATCGtgctcattttcaaatattttttcttatttttaatttacacaggatgtatcaagtttcatccttgctattttttaaatttaagcaaggatgaaaccagtttcatccttactattttttttggccatttcacccaaattattttttactcgtccatttgaaccgtgatttaaaaatatttggacaaatgaccaattTTCCGTTTATTTCCTTTATTTAGGTTTTTGCTATATGTGTAGGATAATTTTTATCCTGTGTGTAGGAAGCCATTACTTCATTTGCTAGTTCGATAATAAAAATGAGTCATACACACATGGGATTGGGCACCAAGGACAACGTGTAACAATGCAATTACAGAACAGATTCCTCTCTATAAATTCCGCTCTCGTGGTATCTTTCTTCTTTACTAATCACTTAAATTTGATCCTATTATCATCAATTTAGGTGATTGGTATAGTGTATAGCACTGTTTCAAATTGTCTATACAATATCCTCAAAGTTCTGCATTCATGGCATCATTCATGGCCTCAGATACACAATTTTACGGAGCGCGCCACAACAACATTCGTTCAATAGATCGGTGGCAATGGTATTATTAGCATTAGTTTCATCAGTAGTACTTTCGCCGTTATACATTAAACGAAAGACGGATATTCGTAATTATGCGACGAAATGAAGTTCTGGATATATTTTACCAATGGTTCTTGTCGGACTTATAGCCGCTATTAAAACCGTTTCATCGTCATCATCACCATCGGTGCAAAGTGGAAGAGGAGGAGGAGCTGGGGCATCTTTGGATTCTTCATCTGTGCTTAAAATCGGAAGTTCATCTTGGGGACTTGCTGGGATTTTACTTATGCTGTTTCTTGTACTCTCGTGGCAAGACTCTGTGCAACATTTCTTTTGGAGATAGAGAGGTTAATGATCTCATCAAAGCTATAGGTTCATATGTGATAtttcctttttatacccagcTTTTTGAGGTTGTTGGGGAGAGAGTATGAGACTATTATTATTAATGGAAAATTTCATTTTTAACTAGTATGAGAAATTTCAAATTTTATTCATAAACTTTTGCATTGACTCTATAGACCATTTCAATTTCAGTGTCAACATTCAGTCGATCTGACTAAATTTATTTGTACGTGCCCCCAAGAAACTTATCAATTTTCTTATCACCAAAGAAAAGAAGGGAAAGCAAACATTTCATCGAGTGCAAAAGAGAATTAAAACCTAAAATCGTCAGTAAATCGGTTGTGAAGTGTTCAGTAGACGGACACCTCCGTAGCTATTAAAAATCCCCACCAAaggtggtcgggccacatacaaTGAGCATGacccatttttattttttcagatGTATATAACTTAAAACTTGGCCCTCCAAATTTTCATAaaacattcattttttttttgagaaaaagtaggaagttatTTTCTTTTAGTTAACCAGTTTATAAGATAAAAGGTGTGAGTATTGTAAGTAGAGAAAATAGAGGAGAAGACACAAAGTAGAgaggaagaagagagaaagaaatttTATTAATCGGTACCAAGTACCATAGATACACTAAATAActataatttttattct
Proteins encoded in this window:
- the LOC113326606 gene encoding premnaspirodiene oxygenase-like, which translates into the protein MDLQFSSTMLLLVFLVPFLFMVWMNTKMSTKQKLPPGPRKLPLVGNLHNMLGLTHQTLRYLSNKYGPLLHLQLGEFSVVFVSSPRVAKQIMNTHDLVFADRPEFFAGKITGYDSSGISLSPYGEYYKQVRMISTMEILSAKKVRSFRSLREEEVSNMIQAISLKSGSPINLSEKLTSLSNDIVSRAAFGNKCKNKEMLVSALQEAASLADLTFEDLFPSLKLLHFIGGMKEKLTRIHKKIDTILEEMIEEHKRDRSLRYLEEDFVDVLLRVQDSGELKVPLTTDNIKAVIADIFAGGTESTGTTIEWAMSELLKNPCMMEKVQTEVRQVFDGKKQHDETDIAKLEYLKLVVKETMRLHPPAPLLVPRECRERCEIDGYDIPAKTKVVVNAWAIARDPEYWNDADEFQPERFRGNSVDYKGTNFEYIPFGAGRRICPGISFGVAVVELTLAQLLYHFDSKLSGEGKPEDLDMTELYGITVRRKYDLVAIPIPYVPS